A genomic window from Paenibacillus sp. FSL K6-0276 includes:
- the hfq gene encoding RNA chaperone Hfq, with the protein MESLKLQERLLNQFISTKVPVTIFTTNGVKMQGVVTSYDAFTITLQGQGDGRQNVLFKSAVSTIVPLKPVSLK; encoded by the coding sequence GTGGAGAGTCTAAAATTGCAGGAGCGTTTGTTGAACCAGTTCATTTCCACAAAGGTGCCCGTGACAATTTTTACAACGAATGGTGTGAAAATGCAAGGAGTCGTAACCTCGTATGATGCATTCACGATCACTTTACAAGGTCAAGGTGATGGCAGACAGAATGTTCTCTTCAAATCTGCAGTATCCACTATTGTACCTCTTAAGCCCGTCTCACTCAAATAG
- a CDS encoding metallophosphoesterase — MKLTTDKVLPLHKKTVIFSFVVLLSLSLVLTSCKDTNSSNLNSAELDQAELQPVSFWVATDTHFLDKDLQDGGQAFQTYVTGGDGKMLPYSDEMAETLVYDVEQKKPEFIILSGDLTNNGERSSHQKLTEKLKRIEQKGTSVYVIPGNHDLFNPWARSFSGDKQLLTDSITDKDFVKMYSDFGYKEAVSRDKESLSYIVKAAPNLWLLMLDSSQYLNNQKYGFPQTDGRIASSTLSWMDESVKLAAKEHASVITVMHHNLLSHTSMSVSGFKLNNSQEAIKSLRKNGLNLVLSGHIHMQDIQVDPADVNHDSASSEQKPIYDIATSAMAVNPHQYGAMTFDPLSRTVTYETASLNVEGWAKTNGITDHNLLNFKAYAEDTFATNSYNKAMDSLKESTYTESEKESMAKVMSMLNVRYFAGTAGTFSKDIKELPGYKLWEGQQDGFLGGYVQSMAEDKELSNVALEVILTKQ, encoded by the coding sequence ATGAAACTCACAACGGATAAAGTTCTCCCCCTACATAAAAAAACTGTCATTTTCTCTTTTGTGGTGCTCCTTTCCCTTAGCTTGGTTCTAACCAGCTGCAAAGACACAAATTCGTCTAATTTAAACTCTGCGGAACTTGATCAAGCTGAACTTCAACCTGTATCTTTCTGGGTGGCTACAGATACTCACTTTTTGGATAAGGATCTTCAGGATGGGGGCCAGGCTTTTCAGACCTATGTCACTGGAGGCGATGGAAAAATGCTGCCCTATAGTGATGAAATGGCAGAAACTTTAGTCTATGACGTTGAACAGAAAAAACCTGAGTTTATCATCCTCAGTGGCGATTTAACCAATAATGGAGAACGCAGCAGCCATCAAAAATTAACCGAGAAGTTAAAGCGAATTGAACAAAAAGGAACCTCTGTATATGTCATTCCAGGCAATCACGACTTATTTAATCCTTGGGCTAGATCCTTCAGCGGTGATAAGCAGCTCCTTACGGATTCTATTACAGACAAGGACTTCGTCAAAATGTATTCGGATTTCGGCTACAAAGAGGCTGTGTCACGTGATAAAGAATCACTAAGCTATATCGTCAAGGCAGCACCTAATTTATGGCTTCTCATGTTAGATAGCAGCCAATACCTTAATAATCAGAAATACGGATTCCCTCAAACGGATGGACGTATTGCTTCCTCTACTCTTTCTTGGATGGATGAATCTGTTAAGCTTGCAGCCAAAGAACATGCTTCTGTGATCACGGTGATGCACCATAACTTATTAAGCCATACCTCTATGTCTGTTTCAGGATTCAAGCTTAATAACAGTCAGGAAGCTATAAAGTCATTAAGGAAGAATGGGCTTAATCTAGTCCTCTCAGGACATATTCATATGCAGGACATTCAAGTAGATCCAGCAGACGTGAATCATGACTCAGCATCATCTGAGCAAAAGCCAATTTATGATATCGCTACAAGTGCTATGGCCGTCAATCCGCATCAATATGGAGCTATGACCTTCGATCCCCTATCCCGAACCGTAACTTATGAAACGGCGTCCTTGAATGTAGAAGGATGGGCTAAAACTAACGGGATTACAGATCACAATCTTTTAAACTTCAAAGCTTATGCCGAAGACACCTTTGCTACTAACTCCTACAACAAGGCTATGGATAGTCTCAAGGAGAGTACCTATACGGAGTCTGAAAAAGAATCCATGGCGAAGGTGATGTCCATGCTGAATGTACGATACTTCGCAGGAACTGCGGGTACCTTCTCTAAAGATATTAAAGAGCTACCGGGCTACAAGCTTTGGGAGGGACAACAGGATGGTTTCTTGGGAGGGTACGTCCAAAGTATGGCGGAAGACAAAGAGTTAAGTAACGTAGCTTTAGAGGTGATTTTAACGAAGCAATAA
- a CDS encoding peptidylprolyl isomerase: protein MDKKDLNGNENLENNGTTEEELNTSENINEGTEVEVLAAEEPVNTTKEDSIPVMNKVGSSNNTTPPAPPVSPKGNKGWMIASVVLAAALIIVLIKPPFQKDDSKTAVATVNGTNITKAQLYDKLIEAGGESTLQAMITTELVDQEAKKAKVTVTDEDINAELKDLQAQFGGEAALTAALSQSSMTVDDLKKQMPLQVKLRKILEPQVTVTDQEIKDYYEANKATFNEEEQVRASHILVKTKEEADAILKQLKDGADFAELAKEKSSDTGSKANGGDLGFFKRGDMVPAFSDVAFKLKVGETSDAVKSDYGYHIIKVSDHKDAKNYTLEEKKDDIKKTLVSQKVSTLSSTWLSETTAKAKITNSLTDAKKDATTSPEPSASAEAGTKSSK from the coding sequence ATGGACAAAAAAGATCTGAATGGAAATGAGAACTTAGAAAACAACGGTACTACGGAAGAAGAGTTGAACACTTCCGAGAATATCAATGAAGGAACTGAAGTGGAGGTCTTAGCTGCTGAAGAACCTGTGAATACAACAAAAGAGGACAGTATTCCAGTAATGAATAAAGTCGGCAGTTCCAACAATACGACCCCACCTGCTCCACCAGTTTCTCCCAAAGGTAACAAGGGCTGGATGATTGCCTCCGTTGTTCTGGCTGCGGCACTCATTATTGTACTAATTAAGCCTCCTTTCCAAAAGGACGACAGTAAAACAGCTGTTGCTACTGTTAACGGAACGAACATTACTAAAGCACAACTTTACGATAAATTGATCGAAGCAGGCGGAGAAAGCACGCTGCAAGCTATGATTACTACAGAGCTCGTTGACCAAGAGGCTAAGAAAGCTAAGGTTACAGTTACCGACGAAGACATCAATGCTGAATTAAAAGATCTTCAAGCACAATTTGGTGGAGAAGCTGCACTTACCGCTGCATTATCGCAAAGCTCAATGACCGTTGATGACTTGAAGAAGCAAATGCCACTGCAAGTAAAACTGCGTAAGATTCTTGAGCCGCAAGTGACTGTAACTGATCAAGAAATCAAAGATTACTATGAAGCAAATAAAGCTACTTTCAATGAAGAAGAACAAGTTCGTGCTTCCCACATTCTCGTTAAGACTAAAGAAGAAGCAGATGCAATTCTGAAGCAATTGAAAGATGGAGCAGATTTCGCTGAACTTGCTAAAGAAAAGTCATCGGATACTGGCTCCAAGGCTAATGGCGGAGATCTAGGCTTCTTCAAACGTGGAGATATGGTACCTGCATTCTCCGATGTAGCCTTTAAACTTAAAGTTGGGGAAACAAGTGATGCTGTGAAATCCGATTACGGTTATCACATCATTAAAGTATCCGACCACAAAGACGCTAAAAACTACACCCTGGAAGAAAAGAAAGATGACATCAAAAAGACACTCGTGTCTCAAAAGGTTTCCACTCTTTCCTCCACTTGGTTGTCAGAAACAACTGCAAAAGCAAAAATCACAAATTCACTTACGGATGCAAAAAAAGATGCAACAACTTCTCCTGAGCCATCTGCAAGTGCAGAAGCAGGAACTAAGTCTTCTAAATAA
- a CDS encoding phosphatase PAP2 family protein translates to MLYYQNWSRGFRYFIGFAACFVAIAVLVHMNKASSFDNYIIQFVQSAESPGLTTFAKGLSLIGSSKVAIGISIGTMALLYFLLKHRLELILFLWVGLGSQLLNTLMKLWFQRERPNFHRIVQEIGYSFPSGHSMAAFSLYGVIAYLLWRHLPRRSERIILIMFAVFMTVGIGWSRIYLGVHYPSDVISGFAASGAWLMLSIGLFEAYKKRISS, encoded by the coding sequence ATGCTTTATTATCAGAACTGGTCTAGAGGTTTTCGTTATTTTATAGGGTTTGCTGCTTGTTTCGTCGCTATAGCGGTACTAGTTCATATGAATAAGGCATCATCATTTGATAACTATATTATTCAATTTGTTCAATCCGCTGAATCACCTGGGCTGACCACGTTCGCAAAAGGATTATCTCTGATTGGTTCATCCAAGGTAGCGATTGGAATATCTATCGGTACGATGGCGCTGCTTTATTTTCTACTGAAACATCGGCTTGAGCTGATTCTGTTCCTATGGGTTGGATTAGGCTCTCAGTTATTGAATACACTTATGAAGTTATGGTTTCAAAGGGAGCGTCCGAATTTCCATCGCATTGTCCAAGAGATCGGTTATAGTTTTCCTAGTGGACATTCTATGGCAGCATTCTCTTTGTATGGGGTAATCGCCTATTTACTGTGGCGTCATCTACCGCGAAGAAGCGAAAGAATCATATTAATTATGTTTGCAGTATTCATGACTGTGGGCATTGGCTGGAGTCGTATTTACCTGGGTGTCCATTATCCAAGTGACGTAATTAGTGGTTTTGCTGCAAGTGGTGCGTGGCTGATGTTATCTATCGGTCTATTTGAAGCCTATAAAAAACGGATATCTTCATAA
- the helD gene encoding RNA polymerase recycling motor HelD, which produces MENNEIQWNEEQQRVDGVTKLLSAHIRRLSEELGLHRSDVVDMRKDFWEEVTVNFSSPDDLGETSTSLRQQSQILNERERHHLQSSKALKKYKKLLVSPYFGRIDFTEEPNGETDKIYLGIGSLMEDDGTFLIYDWRAPISSLYYDGAPGPAAYETPGGLVSGTMNLKRQFVIADGVIEVMFDTGVTIGDELLQQVLSHSADDRMKSIVATIQKEQNAIIRNDKSRMLVVQGAAGSGKTSAALQRVAYLLYKYREVLQADQMLLFSPNPLFNSYVSTVLPELGEENMQQTTFQMYLEHRLGHEFQLEDVFSQTESLLNAPDGPEVAIRREGIAYKSSVPFLDVIRRYATMLEHEGMLFKPLMFQGRAVVSKEEMERHFYAYDPAIKLANRVDLMTRWLLKKIADFSHEERNAAWVEDQIELLESSDYHRAYQMLRRKKKATQDSFDDFDTEKEVLSRYVVSQRLKPLRGWTKRGRFVDVKGLYSTLFTDRELMERLNGVNPLPEVWDEICDLTLKSIAVNELAYEDATPFLYLKELSQGFRTNTLIRHVIVDEVQDYSPFQLEFMRRLFPRAKMTVLGDLNQAIYAQGEVLGDLSGLVSIYGEENTEVISLTRSYRSTYEIVEFTRAMIPGGERIVPFNRRGEEPQLSVVSSEEELLNAVELDIRNLQSKGYHYVAVICKTAEESARVYTELHSKLPVRLVTKETPNFQKGTLVLPAYLAKGVEFDAVIIYDGSAERYGRESERKLFYTACTRAMHLLHIFSLGEPNRFLSSVNAKPIIAGSL; this is translated from the coding sequence GTGGAGAACAATGAAATTCAGTGGAATGAGGAACAGCAGCGGGTAGACGGAGTGACTAAGCTTTTGTCTGCTCATATCCGGCGTTTATCAGAGGAACTCGGACTTCATCGCAGTGATGTAGTGGATATGCGGAAAGACTTCTGGGAAGAGGTAACGGTAAATTTCAGTAGTCCAGATGATTTGGGGGAAACCTCAACAAGTCTTCGCCAACAGTCCCAAATTTTGAATGAACGAGAACGCCATCACTTGCAGTCGAGCAAGGCTCTAAAAAAATATAAAAAGCTGCTCGTCTCTCCATACTTTGGGCGTATTGATTTCACAGAAGAACCAAATGGTGAAACGGACAAGATTTATCTGGGGATTGGATCATTGATGGAGGATGATGGCACATTCTTGATCTATGACTGGCGGGCGCCCATATCGAGTTTGTATTATGACGGAGCCCCTGGCCCCGCGGCTTATGAAACACCTGGGGGTCTTGTTTCCGGCACGATGAATCTTAAGCGACAGTTTGTGATTGCTGATGGTGTTATTGAAGTCATGTTTGATACCGGTGTAACGATCGGTGACGAGCTTTTGCAGCAGGTGCTTAGCCATAGTGCTGACGATCGAATGAAGAGTATTGTAGCTACCATCCAGAAAGAGCAAAATGCGATTATCCGCAACGACAAAAGCCGAATGCTGGTTGTTCAGGGTGCTGCAGGGAGCGGGAAAACCTCTGCGGCATTGCAGCGGGTAGCTTATCTTTTGTATAAATATCGCGAAGTTCTGCAAGCAGACCAGATGCTGTTGTTCTCGCCGAACCCGCTGTTTAACAGCTATGTTTCCACCGTGCTTCCAGAGCTAGGTGAAGAGAATATGCAGCAGACTACCTTTCAAATGTATCTGGAGCATCGTCTTGGACATGAATTCCAGCTAGAGGATGTCTTTAGTCAGACAGAAAGCCTACTCAATGCACCTGATGGCCCTGAGGTGGCTATACGTAGAGAAGGCATCGCCTATAAATCGTCCGTACCTTTCCTCGATGTAATTCGTCGATATGCTACGATGCTGGAACATGAGGGTATGCTTTTCAAACCCTTAATGTTTCAAGGAAGGGCTGTAGTCAGTAAAGAAGAAATGGAACGCCACTTCTATGCCTATGATCCAGCCATTAAGCTTGCGAACCGTGTAGACCTGATGACACGTTGGTTGCTCAAGAAGATCGCGGATTTTAGCCATGAGGAAAGAAATGCTGCATGGGTTGAAGATCAAATTGAGTTACTGGAATCCAGTGATTATCACCGTGCGTATCAGATGTTGCGACGCAAGAAGAAAGCTACGCAGGATAGTTTTGACGATTTTGATACAGAAAAAGAAGTGCTTTCCCGTTATGTAGTCAGCCAACGATTAAAACCACTGCGCGGTTGGACTAAGAGAGGTCGTTTTGTGGATGTTAAGGGATTGTACAGTACGTTGTTCACTGACCGTGAGCTTATGGAACGTCTAAATGGTGTCAATCCTCTTCCGGAGGTCTGGGATGAGATATGTGACCTAACGCTGAAATCTATCGCGGTGAATGAGCTCGCCTATGAAGATGCAACACCATTCCTTTATTTGAAGGAGCTAAGCCAAGGCTTTCGAACCAACACGTTGATTCGTCATGTGATTGTCGATGAAGTACAAGACTACTCACCTTTCCAATTAGAGTTCATGCGCCGTTTATTTCCAAGGGCTAAAATGACCGTTTTGGGTGATCTGAATCAGGCGATCTATGCACAAGGTGAGGTGCTGGGTGATTTGTCTGGTTTGGTAAGCATATATGGCGAAGAGAATACAGAAGTGATCTCGCTAACTCGAAGCTATCGTTCCACTTATGAGATTGTGGAATTTACGCGGGCAATGATACCTGGAGGCGAACGAATTGTACCGTTTAATCGGAGAGGAGAAGAACCTCAGCTAAGTGTGGTGTCCAGCGAGGAGGAGCTTCTGAATGCAGTTGAACTGGATATCCGGAATCTGCAATCTAAGGGGTATCATTATGTGGCTGTCATCTGTAAAACAGCAGAGGAAAGCGCACGAGTTTATACTGAACTACATAGTAAGCTGCCGGTAAGACTCGTCACGAAGGAAACACCGAATTTTCAAAAGGGAACACTGGTGCTACCTGCTTATTTAGCTAAAGGTGTGGAGTTTGATGCTGTCATCATCTACGATGGTTCAGCTGAACGATACGGCAGAGAAAGTGAGCGTAAACTGTTCTATACAGCTTGCACTCGGGCAATGCACTTGCTGCATATTTTTAGTCTAGGAGAACCGAATCGATTCCTTTCATCCGTAAACGCGAAGCCCATTATTGCGGGTTCGCTGTAA
- a CDS encoding aromatic acid exporter family protein: MAFGARIFKTGMAVTLALYLAELLHFPSSVGAAIAAIFAMQPSIYRSWRYFLDQLTTSTMGAVLALLGGMLLSNSPIAVGLVCILVIMISMKINRADTISLTLVTVITVMEASGEWQFALNRFLLTLTGIVSAFLINIIVVPPKPRKQYIKQIENVFASLSLLLRTAVSHEMKESVFRDEKLALESSIKSLADKYALFEEEQKQLKRAKYSQTRQMVVYKNLLSSLQKGFEVLEAVDRHYFQADRSEETDALFDSHLEQLIKYHQLILLKFEDKLKPNTNESEPLGDENDGFLNSTILGYNAEKLGQLRLYVVAAAIYDYGYQLERLDKVADQMNRIATEEKETDREA, from the coding sequence TTGGCTTTTGGAGCTCGCATATTTAAAACAGGAATGGCAGTCACGCTTGCCTTGTATTTAGCCGAACTGCTACATTTTCCATCTTCTGTGGGCGCTGCGATTGCAGCGATTTTCGCTATGCAGCCATCGATTTATCGCTCTTGGCGTTATTTTCTTGACCAGCTCACGACTAGTACAATGGGTGCAGTACTTGCTCTACTGGGTGGAATGCTGTTATCCAATAGTCCAATTGCAGTTGGTTTGGTCTGCATTCTTGTCATTATGATCAGTATGAAAATTAACCGAGCGGATACAATTAGTCTGACACTAGTAACTGTTATAACAGTGATGGAGGCTTCTGGTGAATGGCAGTTCGCACTGAACCGTTTCTTATTAACATTGACAGGGATTGTTTCTGCATTTCTAATCAATATTATAGTAGTTCCTCCGAAACCACGTAAGCAATACATCAAGCAAATTGAGAACGTCTTTGCCAGCCTCTCCTTGCTGCTAAGAACGGCTGTATCTCATGAGATGAAGGAAAGTGTGTTTCGTGATGAAAAACTTGCACTGGAGTCATCCATTAAATCTTTAGCTGATAAGTATGCTTTGTTTGAGGAGGAGCAGAAACAGTTAAAGAGGGCGAAGTACAGCCAGACTAGACAAATGGTTGTCTATAAGAACTTGTTATCTTCTTTGCAGAAAGGCTTCGAGGTTCTTGAAGCTGTGGATCGGCATTACTTTCAAGCGGATCGAAGCGAAGAGACAGATGCACTGTTTGATAGTCATTTGGAGCAGTTAATCAAATACCATCAACTTATCTTACTGAAATTTGAAGATAAACTAAAACCGAATACCAATGAATCCGAACCTTTGGGAGACGAGAACGATGGATTTTTGAATTCAACGATCCTGGGGTATAATGCGGAGAAATTAGGTCAACTACGTTTATATGTTGTAGCCGCCGCTATTTATGATTACGGATATCAATTAGAACGACTGGATAAAGTGGCAGATCAGATGAATCGTATAGCGACTGAGGAAAAAGAAACTGATCGCGAAGCATGA
- a CDS encoding MFS transporter yields MKERKWDLLALASIPLIMTLGNSMLLPILPQISKELGISSFQVSMLITVYGLMAIVMIPIAGYLSDRYGRKKVILPSLIIAAIGGVVCVVAAWFMKGVSAYWVILAGRLLQGIGAAGAFPIVLPFVGDLFKDEEDVSKSLGIIETSNTFGKVLSPILGAYLGIWLWFAPFIAIPILCLISFGLVLFLVRKPEEKEQPEKQSIREFLSGIVSVLREKGRWLYAIFAIGGICMFVTFGVQFYLSEMLEFKYKMHGAMKGFVLAIPLALLCLSSYGTGKIIGQNKTLMKWLGFGGMVLLTAAMIFAGFNKGIFFLVGFMGLGCVGIGIVLPCMDALIIEGIEKENSGTITSLYSSMRFIGVSLGPPVVSLLMSRGHWVLFALMATVGAIGGLLTLFAVTPSKGNKGESGVKETEQINPRLWSKRVRQTSAMSLDGKKSYP; encoded by the coding sequence ATGAAGGAAAGAAAATGGGATCTGCTTGCACTGGCATCCATTCCACTTATAATGACCCTCGGTAACTCCATGCTGCTGCCTATTTTGCCGCAGATTTCTAAAGAACTCGGCATTAGCTCTTTTCAAGTTAGTATGCTGATTACTGTTTATGGATTGATGGCTATCGTGATGATCCCTATTGCAGGTTACCTGTCTGACCGTTATGGACGAAAGAAAGTTATTCTTCCAAGTCTGATCATAGCTGCTATTGGTGGTGTTGTCTGCGTGGTGGCGGCTTGGTTTATGAAGGGCGTTAGTGCCTATTGGGTCATTCTGGCCGGACGTTTGTTGCAAGGGATAGGTGCGGCAGGTGCTTTTCCCATTGTGCTGCCCTTTGTTGGAGATTTGTTCAAGGATGAAGAGGATGTAAGCAAAAGTCTGGGAATCATTGAGACCTCTAATACCTTTGGTAAAGTACTAAGTCCGATTCTTGGCGCTTATCTCGGAATATGGCTCTGGTTTGCTCCTTTTATTGCAATTCCTATTCTATGTTTAATCTCATTTGGTTTAGTCCTGTTTCTGGTTCGAAAGCCGGAAGAGAAGGAGCAACCTGAGAAGCAGAGTATACGAGAATTTTTATCTGGAATTGTGAGCGTTTTACGTGAAAAGGGACGATGGCTTTATGCTATTTTTGCCATAGGAGGCATCTGTATGTTTGTGACCTTTGGCGTTCAATTTTATTTATCGGAAATGCTGGAATTTAAATATAAAATGCATGGGGCGATGAAGGGATTTGTGCTGGCGATACCGCTTGCGCTCTTATGTCTGTCCTCATACGGAACAGGAAAGATTATTGGTCAGAACAAAACGTTAATGAAATGGTTGGGCTTTGGAGGTATGGTGTTACTGACTGCGGCAATGATCTTTGCGGGCTTCAATAAAGGCATTTTTTTCTTAGTAGGGTTTATGGGCTTAGGCTGTGTTGGAATCGGAATTGTGCTTCCTTGTATGGATGCTTTGATAATAGAGGGGATTGAAAAGGAGAATAGTGGCACAATAACCTCTCTCTACAGTAGTATGAGGTTCATTGGGGTATCTTTGGGGCCACCGGTAGTCTCGCTGCTGATGAGCAGGGGGCACTGGGTATTATTCGCCTTGATGGCTACAGTCGGCGCAATCGGTGGTTTACTTACCTTATTTGCAGTAACCCCAAGCAAGGGGAACAAGGGAGAATCTGGCGTAAAAGAAACAGAGCAGATAAATCCTCGTCTCTGGTCGAAGCGTGTTCGTCAAACATCTGCAATGTCTTTAGATGGAAAAAAGAGCTATCCTTAA
- a CDS encoding nitroreductase family protein yields the protein MSNNFFEAVKGRRSIYAISKESTVTDAQIIEIVEQAVLHSPTSFNSQSSRAVVLLGEQHDKLWDITTETLRKIVPAEQFEGTAQKLASFKGGYGSVLFFEDQTVVKNLQENFALYAENFPVWSNQSSGILQFVVWTALSEVGLGASLQHYNPLIDDKVKEAWGIPQEWKLIAQMPFGKTVTPAGEKQFQPVEDRVKVFK from the coding sequence ATGTCTAACAATTTTTTTGAGGCTGTTAAAGGAAGACGTTCCATATATGCCATCAGTAAAGAATCCACTGTAACCGATGCTCAAATTATTGAAATTGTTGAGCAAGCGGTTTTGCATAGCCCAACTTCATTCAACTCCCAAAGCTCCAGAGCCGTTGTTCTTTTAGGTGAACAGCATGATAAATTATGGGATATCACTACAGAAACTTTGCGCAAAATCGTTCCAGCTGAACAATTTGAAGGAACAGCGCAAAAATTAGCATCTTTCAAAGGAGGTTACGGTTCCGTATTGTTCTTTGAAGATCAAACCGTAGTGAAGAACCTTCAAGAGAACTTCGCATTATATGCTGAGAACTTCCCAGTTTGGTCTAACCAATCTTCAGGCATTCTGCAATTCGTAGTATGGACCGCACTTTCTGAAGTAGGTTTAGGCGCATCCCTTCAGCACTATAACCCACTGATTGACGACAAAGTGAAAGAAGCTTGGGGCATCCCGCAAGAATGGAAACTAATCGCACAAATGCCATTTGGAAAGACAGTAACTCCAGCAGGTGAGAAACAATTCCAACCAGTTGAAGATCGAGTTAAAGTCTTTAAATAA
- a CDS encoding LytTR family transcriptional regulator DNA-binding domain-containing protein, translated as MSSILLEARNVYEDFEVETDILFFKVGDHDLVIFHGRNYNIKKRMTAEQLKRLLSNSTYYHVYGGCYVNLNKISSIEDDCIYFGEKGLFAKTVRVPRRKQESIRHLLKGLK; from the coding sequence ATGAGTAGCATCCTGCTGGAAGCCAGAAATGTATACGAGGACTTCGAGGTGGAAACAGACATTCTGTTCTTTAAGGTCGGAGACCATGATTTGGTCATTTTTCACGGCAGAAACTATAACATAAAAAAGAGAATGACTGCCGAGCAATTGAAACGATTGTTATCTAATTCAACTTACTATCATGTGTACGGTGGCTGTTATGTCAATCTGAACAAGATAAGTTCTATCGAAGACGACTGCATTTATTTCGGAGAAAAGGGCCTATTTGCTAAAACCGTACGTGTCCCAAGACGAAAACAAGAAAGTATTCGTCATCTATTGAAAGGACTAAAGTAA
- a CDS encoding lactonase family protein, with protein MKEQTKLLLFTGSYASAAESGVQVFEFDGEAGGTLKLIDSVQGLTNPTFVNVDAAALRLYAIGEKPNGEGGKEGEVVTFAIDSKSGKLSELNRIASMPASGNRQTTTCHISRDLNDKYVVVCSYHGGSVGLITLNEDKVADQLTDVSVHSGHGQHPERQDRPHPHSAIFSPDGQYLFVSDLGLDLIRSYRINSDMGKLEVHGDTALHPGAGPRHFTFHPDGKSAYVINEVDSTITSFTYDSATGTLHTVDTVSTLPEDFNEENTCAEIAISLDGRYLYASNRGADNIAVFAVDNATAKLTLIEYVSTRGGHPRHFTLTPDGAYLIVANRDSNNLVVFSIEVATGRLVFTGNTAEVSKPVCVKPVIFPV; from the coding sequence ATGAAAGAGCAGACTAAGTTATTGCTGTTTACGGGTTCCTATGCAAGTGCCGCGGAAAGCGGAGTGCAGGTATTTGAATTCGATGGCGAAGCAGGAGGTACGTTAAAGTTAATCGACTCGGTTCAGGGATTAACCAACCCCACCTTTGTAAATGTGGATGCTGCAGCCCTGCGTTTATATGCCATAGGAGAAAAGCCAAATGGTGAGGGTGGTAAAGAAGGAGAAGTAGTTACCTTTGCTATCGATTCAAAGAGTGGAAAATTGAGTGAATTGAACCGAATAGCCTCTATGCCTGCTTCAGGTAATCGTCAAACGACCACATGCCATATTTCTAGAGACCTGAACGATAAATACGTTGTTGTATGTAGTTATCATGGTGGAAGTGTAGGCTTGATCACATTAAATGAAGATAAAGTCGCTGATCAACTAACGGATGTCTCGGTTCATTCCGGCCACGGTCAACATCCTGAACGTCAAGATCGCCCGCATCCCCATTCGGCTATTTTCAGTCCGGACGGGCAGTATCTATTCGTCTCTGATCTTGGGCTTGATTTAATTCGGTCATACAGAATCAATAGTGACATGGGCAAACTTGAAGTTCACGGTGATACTGCACTTCATCCTGGAGCTGGACCTCGTCATTTCACTTTTCATCCGGATGGAAAGTCTGCTTATGTAATTAACGAGGTGGATTCCACTATTACATCGTTTACATATGACAGTGCTACAGGGACTCTACACACTGTAGATACAGTTTCAACTTTGCCTGAAGATTTCAATGAAGAGAATACTTGTGCCGAAATTGCTATTTCATTAGATGGAAGATATCTATACGCTTCTAACCGTGGAGCTGATAACATCGCAGTGTTTGCGGTGGATAACGCTACTGCTAAGCTTACACTAATTGAATATGTTTCTACTCGCGGAGGGCATCCACGACACTTCACTTTAACTCCGGATGGGGCTTATCTTATTGTTGCGAATCGTGATTCCAATAACTTGGTTGTGTTCTCTATCGAAGTGGCTACTGGACGTCTCGTATTTACTGGAAATACGGCCGAGGTATCCAAGCCGGTATGTGTGAAGCCTGTGATTTTTCCTGTTTAA